The Gossypium hirsutum isolate 1008001.06 chromosome D03, Gossypium_hirsutum_v2.1, whole genome shotgun sequence genomic interval AATCACCCGAACCAATACGCAACACAACTCAAACacacataaatttataaatacaaaAACTTTATATTAGTCTATGGTGTATATGCTTTGGTCCTTTTCAATCTTTATTGCGTTGTTTTTACTTTCCAAACTTTTCGAGATTGTACAAATTGGAGAAGACCAAAAACTTTGGcattaatacataaaatataagtttCAAACACGTAATAATTGATCAATTTTGAAACTTCACCATAAATCACATGACTTCGTACGTAGTTTGGTGGAATTTGTGGTCTGGGTAGTTTTTGAGTTCAACTTCGACAACCTTTTTAAAGATTTTCTTGATAATCTTTTTAAATATCTGGGtctaaattgaaatatatattttttaaagttaaaaaagaattttttttttctattttataaatctttaagggacttcaaagtaaataaaaaaatattcattttgggAGGACCAAAACCGCTAGCTGCTCCTTAAGTTCAAAATGCATTTTATGCACCATTTTCATTGTTACTGTTCCGGTCGTTAAAATTAGATTTGTTTCTCTAGGACTCGATCTTGGTACCAGCCCATAACGATTAAAGTTGAATCATGAACCTATTAATAAAGCAAATTCAATAAAGCAACAACTGGTACCATAAACAAGCGGCCGTAAATTAGAGAGTCTTGACCAACTTGAAAGATCATTTAATGTAGTTGAAATGACTGGATTTTAgattgttcgattaagtaaggaaaattcgatggaatTTATACTCAatgctattattatttttactttttcctttctttttattatctgaaTATTTAGGAACTAAAACCATTCGAATGTTCCTTTTTGTCATGCATAAACTGAGCCAACAATTAGGATAAGtacgaaaatgaaaataaaaacttCTATGAATACGAGTACCCTATTACACAAGACTTGAATGGATGAAGAAGGGGGCTGATAAGAGCCCTAaccccttaaaatgaaaatttgttgcTTTAAACTCCAAATTcataaaaccttaaattaatgtggtaaaattatagtttgaacccaaaaatattaaaatttcgaTTTAACCATtttgaaaatcattaaatataagataaaattatattttaatttcataaaaatatataatttgatgtTTAACCCAACAATTTTTCATGAATTTGCCCCTAGATGGTAAGTACAATAATGTAGCTACGTCGGTAAAAACCTCTTGGATCCAAAAAGGAAGTTGGAAATTTCTAAAGCAAAATCATGTACGATTGTAGAGGAAACCTCGTCCACAGTTTCCTATAGACTTCATTTAGAGAATATTCTTTGTActtatttaatacttatattatTATTGATATAACCATAAAAAATTAGTTATTTTGACTACTTTGTGGTTTAAAAAACCGAAGTCAACTTCATAATTTGAGTCAAATTAtactaaactaaaaatatttttaaataaattaagtctTGAACATCTGATAAtttgacttttatttttttagctaaatttggccCTTAATGATTTTTAAGAAAAGTCAAATTTAGCTATCAACTTTTCAGAAAgacttgaattatttttttagcaaaaatactgactaaaatgttaaaacctTAAACATGATAGCCTGTTCGACGATTCACGtgtactttattttaatttctatgaatatttttattttttatttttgaatatttttataattttaaaattatttattgacgtgacatataagacaaataatgcATGTCAgcataaaatatacataaatttcCATGTAGGTTACCATGCCAacatttttaagattttaatgtttagttaacattttcattaaaaaaatcagtTTAACTCATTTTGAAAGATTAATGACTAAATATATTATAccaaattattaaattaactataataatttaacaaaaacCCATAACTTAAACAATGTAAAAACTACTAAGACAGACTTGGGTGAAGAAGTCTTTGTTTAATATAAGTGAATGAAAAATTGCCTATAATCGAGTGGTGGGGGCAAAGGGGCCATAATTGAGCTTGACTTGCACAATAATCCAAAAGTAAAAAGGAAACAAGAGACCACCAATGTTAATAGAAAAAATATGCAATAAGTCATtcttacttttcaaaattttgaaatttaattctatttttaagaatttagtccttctatttttcatattttaaaattctagCCCCTCTACTTTGTTGGTAATAAAAAACAAAGAATACTCACTTAGCAGCTATGTAACAAACCtgtatttaacaaaataatttttatagtgttaatagttgaatttaaattttaaaatctaaaaaaagtaaaaaaactaaattctaaatttataaaaaaacaaagaaaatgaaggttTTTTGGGCCTCCATGACAAAGCCGtccatttccaaaattttcccttGCCTTTTTCTGCTTGTTGGCTTCTTCGTCTTAAGAATCTTCATGAGAATTTTAAAGCAACTTTTGAtcattttattgaaattaaagtaaaaagcAAAGTAAGAAAAGTTAATCACATTCATGTTGATTTAGAAAGCATGATGGAAATGCTTGACTTTGTATATATCgctataattttaagatttatattttatataatagaaTATATATCTGGATTAATTTTCAGATATAAtgataaacttattttatcattttaattttaatttcttttaacagATTGCCTTTAATCATTtcatattatatatgtaaaaagTTGTACAAAACCCCTTGTATCAATTATAAATAGTAAACAAAAACCCATGTTGGGGATTTTGGGTCAACGAGTAAATGAAGAATATTAAATTTACAAGAGGACAAATAGCATTGTAATCCATGGAAGACGAGGTCAATTCAATGGAGTAATGGTTGATGATGgggtttttcaaaaaaaaagaaaaacctgtCCCAATGCTAATAATTGAAGACTTTATTTAGCATTTATGTTCTAAATAAACCaacaaaaaatatgaatttatagaCCAAGAAATGCAATCACCTTGGATAAGAGAGGCCTCTAAAGCCTGTTGTTCATCTTCTGGCTGTTGTCCAAATCCCTTCCTTGGTTTTCCCCATTATGTtgaagcttcttcttcttcttcaaaacccCAAAGTGCTGCTGCATCACGTTACCAATTCGAGGTTAGCACCACTTCTTCTCTCTACCCTCATTTCCATTTCACCAACCATGAATCTCTCCCTTCATATCATGAATCCTTTGCTTGTTTCAACAAAGTTTACCCTCACTATTCCCAGACAGATGAAGCTGATAAGATCCGAGCTAGTGAATACCCTCATTTGGATTCGAGTGTTGCTTGTTTTGATTACATTGGCCATGGTCTTTTCTCTTATTCTCAGCTTCAAGGGTCACCGTTTTTTGATATTTGTTGTAAGTCAATAAACTTGAATTCTCAGCTTTTATATGGTGAAGAAACTGAGTTTCAGTCTGGGATTAAGAAAAggattatgagttttatgaatgTTTCAGAAACTGATTACACCATGGTTTTCACTGCTAATCAAGCTTCAGCTTTTAAGCTTTTGGTTGAATCTTATCCTTTTGGGTCTAATCAAAATCTTCTCACTGTTTATGATTATCAAAGTGAAGCTATTGATGTAATGATTGAGAGAGCAAAAAAGAGAGGAGCAAATTGCATGTCAGCTTGTTTTTCATGGCCTAATCTGAAAATTCAAACAGAGAAGTTAAGGaagaagataataaaaaaaagagggTTATTTGTCATTCCACTTCAATCAAAGGTTACTGGGTCTAGATATTCATATACATGGTTGAGTTTAGCTCAAGAAAATGGATGGCATGTATTGCTTGATGCAACTGCATTAGGTGCTAAAGAAATGGAGACTTTAGGGCTTTCATTGTTTGACCCTGATTTCCTTATTTGttcatttttcaaagtttttggTGAAAACCCATCCGGGTTTTGCTGCTtgtttatcaagaaatccattgGTTCATCTGTTTTGAAAGGTTCAACCACTAATGTTGGGATCGTGAGCCTTGTCCCACCATTGAAGCTAGAAGCACCCAAAGGAAAGGCACCATTGCATGAAATTGAGGAAATAATAGATTCAAGAACCAGCAACACCCTACAATGCAAGGCCTTGGACCATGCAGATTCATTAGGTCTTGTACTAATAAGTAGCAGAACAAGGAGCTTGATTAACTGGCTGGTGAATGCATTGATGAGTCTCCAACATCCACATTCAGAAACTGGAATCCCTGCTGTCAAAATCTATGGTCCAAAAGTAATGTTTGACCGAGGTCCAGCAGTGGCTTTCAATGTATTTGATTGGAAAGGGGAAAGGATTCATCCTGCATTAGTGCAAAAACTGGCTGATAGAAACAATATTTCATTGAGCATTGGGTGTTTACAACACATCTGGTTCAGTGATAAACATGaagaaatgaaggaaaaagatAAGTTTCAGCCTGGGATAGATGTTGTTACAGCTGCAATTGGGTACCTTACTAATTTTGAAGACATTTATAGGCTTTGGGTATTTGTTTCAAGGTTCTTGGATGCTGATTTTTTAGACAAAGAGAAATGGAGATATAAAGCTCTTAATCAAAGAACAATTGAAATTTAGTCCCAGAACTTGTTAATtctttcattctttgtatattattGTCTGGTATGAAACCTTCGTTGTTTTACTCTTTTTTGGGGAAGCAAGGTTCTTTAATGACATCTTTATACCAGGAAAAAACAGAGAAATCCGTTAATGGATCCGACAAAATTGGCGTCAAAGCAATCACAATCCGCCATGAATGTCactactctttttttttctttttgaggtaattttgaaattatgaatcagttttcatctcaaattttttttgtgttattcaaaaaatttcatttaagttgttattcagtttttgtttttttaaagtttagtcAGTGAGTTTCAAGCGACAATTTGATAATTGATATACTGAATCAATTTCAATTAATGAGtaaaaaaacatacattagatctaaattaatttaatgattagTGTCGAAGATTAGAGATATAAGTTCTTTGAAATTTAATTAGTGCAGGCAATGTGTAAACAGATAAAATCATATAACATCAATTTCAATAgtacaatgatttaaataaaattttttgaataattttg includes:
- the LOC107929204 gene encoding molybdenum cofactor sulfurase isoform X2, translated to MQSPWIREASKACCSSSGCCPNPFLGFPHYVEASSSSSKPQSAAASRYQFETDEADKIRASEYPHLDSSVACFDYIGHGLFSYSQLQGSPFFDICCKSINLNSQLLYGEETEFQSGIKKRIMSFMNVSETDYTMVFTANQASAFKLLVESYPFGSNQNLLTVYDYQSEAIDVMIERAKKRGANCMSACFSWPNLKIQTEKLRKKIIKKRGLFVIPLQSKVTGSRYSYTWLSLAQENGWHVLLDATALGAKEMETLGLSLFDPDFLICSFFKVFGENPSGFCCLFIKKSIGSSVLKGSTTNVGIVSLVPPLKLEAPKGKAPLHEIEEIIDSRTSNTLQCKALDHADSLGLVLISSRTRSLINWLVNALMSLQHPHSETGIPAVKIYGPKVMFDRGPAVAFNVFDWKGERIHPALVQKLADRNNISLSIGCLQHIWFSDKHEEMKEKDKFQPGIDVVTAAIGYLTNFEDIYRLWVFVSRFLDADFLDKEKWRYKALNQRTIEI
- the LOC107929204 gene encoding molybdenum cofactor sulfurase isoform X1 is translated as MQSPWIREASKACCSSSGCCPNPFLGFPHYVEASSSSSKPQSAAASRYQFEVSTTSSLYPHFHFTNHESLPSYHESFACFNKVYPHYSQTDEADKIRASEYPHLDSSVACFDYIGHGLFSYSQLQGSPFFDICCKSINLNSQLLYGEETEFQSGIKKRIMSFMNVSETDYTMVFTANQASAFKLLVESYPFGSNQNLLTVYDYQSEAIDVMIERAKKRGANCMSACFSWPNLKIQTEKLRKKIIKKRGLFVIPLQSKVTGSRYSYTWLSLAQENGWHVLLDATALGAKEMETLGLSLFDPDFLICSFFKVFGENPSGFCCLFIKKSIGSSVLKGSTTNVGIVSLVPPLKLEAPKGKAPLHEIEEIIDSRTSNTLQCKALDHADSLGLVLISSRTRSLINWLVNALMSLQHPHSETGIPAVKIYGPKVMFDRGPAVAFNVFDWKGERIHPALVQKLADRNNISLSIGCLQHIWFSDKHEEMKEKDKFQPGIDVVTAAIGYLTNFEDIYRLWVFVSRFLDADFLDKEKWRYKALNQRTIEI